The following proteins are co-located in the Hevea brasiliensis isolate MT/VB/25A 57/8 chromosome 11, ASM3005281v1, whole genome shotgun sequence genome:
- the LOC110646607 gene encoding cytokinin riboside 5'-monophosphate phosphoribohydrolase LOG8, translating to MEEATQTSKFRRMCVFCGSNSGYRQVFSDAATELGDELAKRRIDLVYGGGSVGLMGLISQKVYDGGCHVLGVIPRALMPLEISGQTVGEVRIVSDMHERKAAMAREADAFIALPGGYGTMEELLEMITWLQLGIHKKPVGLLNVDGYYNSLLALFDNGVEEGFIKPRARDIFVSAPTAIELLEKMEQYTPSHQQVAPQESWNMEQLGNYPTQQNAQ from the exons ATGGAAGAAGCCACCCAAACAAGCAAGTTCAGGAGGATGTGCGTATTCTGTGGAAGCAACTCTGGTTACAGACAAGTCTTCAGTGATGCTGCTACTGAATTAGGCGATGAGCTG GCGAAAAGGAGGATAGACCTGGTGTACGGTGGAGGTAGTGTTGGGCTGATGGGTTTGATATCTCAGAAAGTGTATGATGGAGGCTGCCATGTTCTTGG GGTCATTCCTAGAGCACTTATGCCTCTTGAG ATATCTGGTCAAACTGTCGGAGAAGTAAGAATTGTTTCAGACATGCATGAGCGTAAGGCTGCTATGGCCAGAGAAGCCGATGCCTTTATTGCTCTTCCGG GAGGATATGGAACCATGGAAGAACTACTGGAGATGATCACGTGGTTACAACTTGGAATTCATAAGAAACCG GTTGGCCTGCTAAATGTTGATGGTTACTATAATTCTTTGCTAGCATTGTTTGACaatggtgttgaagaaggtttcaTAAAGCCTCGTGCTCGTGATATATTTGTCTCTGCTCCAACTGCCATAGAACTTTTGGAAAAGATGGAG CAATACACTCCTTCGCATCAGCAAGTTGCTCCACAAGAAAGCTGGAATATGGAGCAACTCGGTAATTATCCAACACAACAGAATGCACAGTGA